CggcgagagaaagagaaagagatggaaTTGGCGCAAACAGCTCTTATCACGTCTTTCCTGAAGGAAGAAGGAATTGAGAGTCCCCGTTCCTCCAGGCCCCTAAGTGAATGTGAGTACAACCTAAGGTCCTCATCAGAAGCTCGGCCTCTCCTACTCCACTCACAAGATGGACATGGACTGCTCCATTCTACTCCATCTATTCATGTTATGCCACCAGTCTCCAGTGCAGTCATAAGTCCACCTGTCTCGACCAGTCTTACATCAGTCCAGCCCGCTCCACAAGTGAGTACTTATACTACTACTAGTGTACTCGCTCAGCCGCAGCCTACGTATCTTACCATGTTTCCTCCTCTGCAATCATCAACCCAGCTTTGCAGTTGGCTCCCAGATCAGCCGTGAGTGCAGTTACCTCATGTGCTCCGCCACTGTCAGTAGGACAGTATATGGCCCCACTTCGCCAGCCACACATGGTCTATAGCCAATCCCAGGTCCAATATGTGCCTCCACCCATTACACCTTTACACCCAGTGCTAACTGTCAGCTGCCAACACGCTGTCCTATCCTTACCCCGCCATGCCACCTTCTCCACGACAGGGCACAGCGCCTCTAGATTACAGGGCAACGCCGAGTACTGACCTCATGGAGCTTCTAGTTGCCACATCTTATGGCCTTCCTAGACCTACTCTACCTTACTTTACCTCAGGGAAAGACTCAGACTTTGCCCTGCTCAAGATGGCTTTGGACAATCTGCTCAATACACATGCTCACCTCACAGAGCAGTTCAAATATCAAGTCCTCCTCGATCACTTGAAACTGCCAAGCGCCTACAAGCTAGCCCAAGCCTACATGTACCATCAAAAGCCGTACACCTCAGCCCTCCAGGCTCTCCAAAATAAATATGGGCAACCGCGTCAGCTCGTGCAGAGTGAGCTGGGTGCCATCTTAAACTCGCCTCACGTAAGATCTGGAGATCCAGAGGCATTTGACAACTTTGCCCTATCAGTACAAGGTCTAGTTGGCATGCTCCACTCCCTCGAGGGTGAGAATGGCTACGAACTACGATGCGGCTCCCACGTCGACAGCCTGCTTAGCAAACTGCCTACTAACTACCGCGATGCGTTTGTGGAGTACAGCATAAACCGAGGCATCCTGAGGACCGGCACTGATCAGACCTACACGCTTGAAGACTTCTCTGTTTGGCTTCAGTTAAAGTCACAAGCAAAGCGCATATCATCTCGAGCCGCTCTGATGTTCCAAGACAAGCCAGTTAAGGGCAAAAAGAAATCCCAGGGTCCTTCATCCAGCGTGTTTTACAGCACTGCGAGTCAAGCTAAGGTAGCCCCTCCAGATCCTGCTTGCAGCACAAAGTCACCTAAAGGTAAACCCAGTGTGAAGCCTTACTGCCCGTACTGCGACGCCCGTGAGCATTACCTCAGCTTATGCCCCAAATTCAAAATGCTCACTCCATCAGAGATTTCCGCCTGGATTAAAGACAGAGGATGTTGGAGGTGTGGCAGGAACCATAAACCTGAGGCATGTACTCTCAAGAAGCCTTGTCAAGTGTGCAAACAGCAACACTTGACCGTGCTCCACGAAGTGTGTTTCCAAAAGGCTAAGAAAGTGTTAATGGTCAGTGCTGCTCCCGACACCATATACGTTGACCATCCTAGTCGTCCGCAGAGAGTCATGTTGAAGCTAGTTAAGGTGCGCCTGTACAATGCCAAGCACACTCTGGAAGGTTTCGCTATTTTGGATGACGGATCGGAGAGAACCCTCATCCTTCCCTCAGCAGTCCAGCATCTCCATTCAGCTAAAGAGCCCGAAAGCTTGCCTTTACGTACTGTCCGCCATGAAGTGATCCGTCTACAAGGAGCCACTGTCTCATTCGACATCTCCCCAGCTCATTCTCCCAAACAAAGGTACCACATCTTTCATGCCTTCACCGCTGGTGAGCTGAGCCTGTCTGAGCATAGCTATCCTGTCAAGTCACTCATGCGCAGATACTCCCATCTGCAAGGTCTTCCTCTCCCGAAGGTTGACAAGGTCCAGCCACTTCTGTTGATAGGCTCTGACTTTCCACATGTGCTTCTTCCCAAACAACCAGTCCGGCCAGGTCCTCCTGGGAGTCCTGTAGCTGTGTGTACTGCTCTTGGTTGGACATCGCAAGGCCCCGCCAACCTTAACCTCACTGGTGAGCACTCTCACTGCTACTTCACCATGTCTACTAACTCAGAGCTGCAACGGCACGTTGAACGACTGTGGGAAGTTGACATAACCCCGTATGCCAAAGCCAAGACTGTGTTCCGCTCCAAAGAGGATCAGCAGGCCCTAGAACTGCTGGAACAGCGCACAGTCAAGACAGAAGTGGATGGAGTAACAAGGTATGCTACTCCACTACTGAGGCGCAAAGCAAGCCTCACGCTCCGGAGCTACGGAGCACAGAACGCCGTCTAGCCAAAGACACTGCTCTAGCCAACACCTACGGTCAAGAAATACAGAAACTTGAACAGTTGGGCCAAACCTCTACCTCCTGACACAGCAGACAGCTCCACCGAGTCCTGGTATCTGCCGCACCACGTTGTCCACCACAACGGTAAGGCGAGGATTGTTTACAACTGTTCCTACCTGCACAATGGTCAAAGTCTCAACAACTGTTGCCCGGTCCGACCTTAGGTCCTACTCTCCTCTGTGTACTTCTTCGGTTCCAAGAACACAGTGTGGCTATCAGTGGTGACATCAAAGTGATGTTTCACCAGGTTCGCCTGCTACCAGAAGACAAGCCCCTTCTCCGTTTTCTCTGGAGAGGTATGAAGAGGGAGGAGGAACCAACGGTGTATGAGTGGCAGGTTTTGCCATTCGGGACGACATGCAGTCCCTGCTGTGCCACATACGCCCTTCAGCGGCATGTGAAGGATAACAGCAGTGGTTATGAGGACATCCTACACCTTGTGGAGACTGCCTTTTATGTGGACAACTGTTTGACCAGCGTCACGAACGCTGATGAAGCCAAGACCATTATCAACAGGATGCGTAAACTGCTCTCAGCTGGAGGCTTTGACATCAGGCAGTGGGCCAGTAACACCCCCACCGTTGTTGAGCATCTTCCATTGGAAGCGAAAGCAGCAAGCACCGAGTTGTGGCTCTCTCAGTCTCGACAAGATCCCGAAGAGCCAGCCTTAGGCCTTCGCTGGAACTGCCTTACGATCGCCTTGGGTACCGCCACAGACCAGTAGAATATTCACAGCCAACTCTGAGGAACGTCTACAAGGTGATGGCAACACAATACGACCCCCTCGGATACCTAATTCCATTCACCACACGAGCGAAGATCCTGATTCAAGACCTGTGGAGAGTGGGAGTTGGCTGGGTTGAACCGATCAGACCAGAGGCTCTGCTGGATATCTGGACACAATGGGAGAGTGAACTAGTCCATCTTCCACAAGTGGAAACTCCCAGATGCTATGTCCCATCAGTAGCAAACACTGGGGCACCGAGATGAGAGGCACACATCTTCTGCGACGCCTCTGAAAGAGCCTACAGGGCCATCGCTTACCTCCGCACCCAAGACAATCAAGGTGAAGTCCACATTGCATTTGTGATGGCTCGGTCACGAGTGAGCCCTCGCAAACAACTTTCCATGCCACGCCTCGAACTGTGTGCTGCTTTAGCCGGAGCCCAGCTGGCTAAAGTCATTATGATAGAACTGTCACTCCCTTCCCAGCAAGTCACTCTCTGGACTGACGCGATGACAGTATTAATGTGGCTCAATTCCGACTCGTGTCGCTTCAAGGTCTTTGTAGGAAATAGAGTTGCAGAAATTCAAGAGCTCACTGAAAACTCGACCTGGTGGTATGTCCGCTCCACTGACAATCCAGCTGATGACCTTACTCGCGGCAAACCCTTGCTCGAGCTCAGCCAGCCGAACCGGTGGAGCCAAGGTCCACCATTCCTCCGACTACACCCAGACCCCTGGCCAGTGCTTCAGTTAATAGAAGCCCAAGAAGCTGACTAGGATGAACTTCGGAAGATATCGTTCTGTGGAGTCACCACCTGCTCTCCAACCACGACACTCAGGTCTGATATAGACAACTGGGACAGTCTTCTCAAGGCTACCCATGAGAGCCTTCACGGGGGGGCTGATGACCAGAGCAGCCCCACCATGACAGCAGCTGATGTCCAAACAGCAGAGCTACATATCCTCAGACAAGCCCAGAGTGAGTCCTTCCCTGAAGAGGTGGAAGTCTTGCTGCTGGTAAGTCCATATAGAGACTGAGTCGCCTGCTCATGCCTGCTCCAGAGTATGATGAAGCTGTTGGCCTTTTGAGAGTGGGAGGTAGACTACGCAGAGCAGAAGATCTTGACCCAGATGCGATGCATCCTATCATCGTCACGAAGTTGCTCATTAAGAAATATGATAGTGAACTGCTACATCCAGGTCCCGAGCGGGTTTTCGCCAAGATGAGGAGAAGATATTGGATCCTCCGGGGAAGAGAGTCCATCAAGCATCATCAGCACGGCTGTGTTGAATGTCAGAAATGGCGCGCTACTCCAGTGGTCCCTCGGATGGCAGACTTACCCCCTCCCAGACTCTGCTTATACAAGCCACCTTTCTGGTCGACTGGAGTCGATTGTTTCGGTCCCTACAATGTCAAGGTGGGCTGGCGCACAGAAAAGCGGTGGGGTCTGATTTTCAAGTGCATGACGACGAGCTGTATGCATCTTGACCTACTGGAGAGTATAGACACTGATGCTTTCCTGATGTCTCTCTGCCGCTTCATTGCCCGCCGCGGAAAGCCATTTGAGATCCTGGCTGACAGAGGAACCAACTTCCGAGGTGGAGCTGCGAAGCTTCAAGCCAGTTTTGCTGCTTTagaagttcctcttcaggaacagCTGGCCAGACAGCAAATCGAGTTCCGTTTCAACCCTCCTGGCTCTCCACAGTTTGGGGGAACGTGGGAACGAGAGATCAAGTCAATTAAGTCAGCTCTCCAAGTCATCCTTCAGGACCACACTGTCGCTGAACCTGTGCTGCAAACTGTGATGATTGAAGTGGAAGGAATACTCAATGCTAAACCACTTGGGTACCTCTCCTCCGATGCTGCGGATCCGGATCCCGTCACACCAAATCTACTGTTGATGGGACACCGTGACGCATCACTTCCACAGGGTGTCTATGCATCTAGTGACCTTCTCAGCAGAAGAAGATGGCGCCACAGCCAGATCCTAGAAGACCATTTCTGGTCCAACTTTATCCGTCGCCATCTCCCGGACCTTCAGAAGCAGTCAAAGTGGCACAAGGACACAGACAATCTGGATGCTGGCCAGGTGGTGATGGTGGTTAACTCGCAGCTACCCAGAGCTCAGTGGCCCATCGGGAGAGTAGTGAGGACCTGTTCCGGTTCGGATGGACGAATCAGGGCAGCTGAAGTTAAGATCAAGGGACAGACCTATCTACAGCCAGTCGTGCGCCTTGTGCGGCTGCCAGCCTGGGAGGATGAAGGTGACGCCAACTAAGTAGACTTTCCTTTGGGATTCAAATTTATTGCTAAATTTGGGGGCGGCTATGTCGGAAAGTCTTTTATttcctgtcattttattttatttttatttatttgtttgtacattgtgattaatattattttattctttgtttcttttatagaccacacacacacccacacatataaCTGTTTGTACACCAATGCTTGTACCCAAACTACAATATTAAAGTTTGCTGGAAGAAGTTCTCCGTGCCCTTCTCTCTGATCGGAGCCCTGTCAAAGGAAACTGCCAGACCAGTATTATCCCATTCAGAGTGTCCCACTCTATcacaataaaaatactgtaatttgagTGTTAACATTTTACATGTAGTGAAAACCTCTAACACACTGTTTTACCAATATTGTTATATGAgacatgtgtattttggactgtttttaaattaaaattaaacaaagataACTCACTTGACAAACTCACCGTTTCTTCTCACAAACGAAACAATGGCTGTGTTCTAATCGGCAAGATTAATGCTTTCAGAGGGCAATTCCAAAGGAGAATAATCGCGTTGGCCACGCTGCTAAatagtttcaaactgaatttgtaataataataaaaaggcgaTTTATGTGATAAACTTAAACCACAActttaagtcttttaaatcaCTCAAAGTGGATGGTGAAATCTTCTAAAGGAATAGGGCACAGGGTCGATAACTCTGAATAGCACACAGCCCGGGTGCGGCGCAATCAATGACGTCGACACAGCAAACTAACGACGAACTATGCCTCTAACCACAGGTGGAGAGCTGTCGTTCCAACGACACAAGTTTGCGATGCAGTTTGCGAATGTtcgtttgaactatggtttcgggaaacaccgAATCGTTGAACTACATTGGTAACGACGGAACTTCCAACCATAGTTGGCTaaagatgcttttgggaaacgcacccctgaatGGATTAGCGCTCCCTATGATTATTATAAAGCTGTCGTTCATTTCAGTTTATCGCAGTCTCACAAAAATCTGTTTAATCAATGGAACTTTAGTACTGCAGaatgaatctcttatttacatcatGTTACACTTTGTTTGTTATAACGAGAGACTAGTTGATTCTAACTTAAAAAAAGCATCGCCACTCAGGAAATCAACAGAAAATGACGTTTATCCAATTTCTAGACCAAAGTCCCTTGTCTTAGCTTTAGCTGATCTTCTCTTGCTTTCGTTTTGTTCCCTATATCACTCCCGTAGAACTTGCCCAGAATACAGTTATTTGCAAAGAAATGGGCAaacttaagagagagagagagagaaagagagagagagagagagagagagagaaattacatTTTTCCTATGTCCCTTTGCTATATTCGATATTATTAGCCTAAGCTGGAAATAGACTGTTAACATATGGCTGTGGTTTTCACACCTCTCCATGTATCTGACACGCCCACTTCAGGCCTCgcagtctccactaatgagctgatgagctgactcaggtgtgatagatgagggagacatacaaaatgtgcaggtcTGGGGTACTCCGGGACGGGATTACGAACCACTGGCCTACTGTAAGGGCATAAGATGACTAAAGTACTTTTACAACTTCCCTTAAGAAAATGAACCATTGTTTTACTATTGAAAAACATGGTAAtcacaaattacacaaaattatttttttatttgtactttttttgtactTTACCCACCAGAACGCGATTGGGTGCATTTTGTTGTAAAACCTGGCAACCTTGTTAGTGAGGTCAGATGGGCGGGGAATATAAGAGCTCAATAAAATGCTACGATTTAGAGATCTCTAGAGAAAGAACAAGAAAGCTCTATCTGGTCATTACCTTAAGTATATTGTTTAATCTTGTGCTGTGAGTATGAGTGTCCCGCTGTCTGCTGCTGTTACTCTAGGACTGCTGTTCTTCCTGTCTGTGGGACTGAATGAGCAGGTGGCCGAGGGCTGTAAATGTCTTCAAAGACACCCTCAACAGGTGTTCTGCGAGTCTGATATTGGTAAGTTAAACGCATGCGTAGCTAGTTAAATGGGAACCGTTATGGGTGCCATATGTGAACCTGTGAGTTTCATGCTGAGATAATGGATGGAAGGAAATTGGTTTTATTGTAAGATGCTTAAATTCTTTTgtgtgatttctgaatgctttgCTATAGAATCAATCAGACAACTATAAATAATGTCATAGAACTTATAGCTACAAATAGATTTTTATGACCAGTGGCTATAGTGGAATTTGGCAGGTGGGGAAGCCCTCAAAATATTGTGTATGTACAACATTGAAAAGTTACTATTCGTGGGACAACCTATTGATCGTATAGAACCTATCATGGTATAGAAATAACTTTTGGGACCAGAGTGTCACTATGGCACCAAGTATCACAATACttggattttgttgtttttgtttttttatacagaCTGCCTTATTCCGTGTAATTATTCATGGACCTTTTTGTCCCTTTCAATCGTGACAAGCTGGAGTGCTAGCCAACTATCTTGCCGTTAGCTTTGAGTTAATCACAAGGTTATGGTAGTTTTGCATTCTTAAATTGgttcttattttaatattgtttttaaatttagttttagtctcaGTGGTTTTATTTTGCAAACACATTTCTATAGTTTATGTATCTTcgtaataaaattttattacgAATTATAGTTTAGCAGAGCAAACCGAACACTTTCCAGTGAAGACCAAAGCAagacatttaatttcaaagtttAATGTTTTGCACAATTAGTTAACTCTTgtgcagacaaaaaaaacaaacccaaaaGCAATTGTTTAAATAACCAGGGGGTGCTATTACTTGATGCGGTAAAGACTCCTTCAGATCAGAAGCACCAGGTTCGCTGCAATTTGACAGTGCACATGCAGCTTTCTTTTTTAACTATAGCCTACCATCGCTCTATCATTGATATTAAtgaatctatttatttatctgaCGTGCTGGAACACTTTAAGCCCTGGTTATGACTTATGCTGGGTGTGATGGAAGATAATGTAACTAGTGTAATTCCTGTTATGTAATGAGTAAGTGCTTTTGAAAGCAGTAATGaatcattaaaattatttggTGTAACAAGCTCATCACTGGAGAGTGCTGTGATTGAAGCCTGTAATTTAAGTAAATTGTAAATTAAACTTTCCTTGTGTAGTGTCCTtttatttaaagggatggttcatcccacttaaattttttttttttggggggggggggggaatgagATTAATCGAAAAATATGTATTGGTGTTTCCCAATGGGCTCCAATGTTGTTTGTTTCCCTCTTTCACTGTCCTTTTTGGGTTTAATCTGAAAACTTTAGATATGAAGTATGAACCTGTATCAGTTTCTAAAATTAACGGTCACCTTTGACTTGCCCATTAGTGATTCGTGTGAAGGTCACTGGAAATGTGGCCGGCACTCGCCCCGACTTGGTTGCATACAGTGTCAAAGTTATCACGGTGAGAAAACGTACCTGAAATTTCATTCTACGTTTGCCTAGTTGTTTacaagtggtgtgtgtgtgtgtgggttttctcCTCTAAATTCATTCAGAAGTACAAGCCTAACAATAAGAAGGCAATTTGGGTCATCTACTCCGATAAAACCTCATGTGGCGCTCATCTGGAAAACGGCGAGTATCTGCTGTCAGGTAAAGTCATTTACTATCTAAAGGCTGAGTCTGAGTTGACATTGAACACCCTGATGCTGGTTGTGAACCTCTGTTGAGGCTGGAATATACTTCATGTTATGGCCTGATCTGCAGTCTGGAGGAGTCTGTGCATGTCcgagccagtctgcagattttggCCATCTGCGTTTAACCTTTCACAGTGACTTAAACCAGTCCTCTGAAGCTAAAAATTGACTAGATTATCACGCATTTGATACGGAATCGATTTTAGAGCACATTTTCACATGTATGTCCTAACAACAAGAGATTTGTGTTTGGGAGGAGTTCAGAGTCTTGTATTCCAACCGGATGAATTTACCCTGTtcaattttaaaagcatttgagAACTTGATAACCCCATTCATAAGTAAACCGCAATTGTCCTCAACGTTACACTCCTCAAAGAAAAGGCTGAAATGGAGGACCTCAAACCTAAAAACTGTAATGAATCTCAAAGGAACATGAGGGCTTAATGAGTGAGGACATGTCTAGGTTCAAACTTGCATGTACAGTTCTAAAAAAAACGAAATGTACTATGTGTATAAAAGTTAATTATCTCCCCCTAGGACGTGTTGTGGATGGAGTGATGGTTTTTGGTTTATGTGACCTTGTGTGGCGTTGGGACCAACTCTCCTCCGTTCAAAAGCGGAACCTCAACCTGTATCGGACTGGCTGTGCCTGTGAGGTAAATCAGATGCTATTTTTACAATTCCCCATAGTCTGAATTATGCGGAGTTCAGTGCTTTTGAAATCCAGTGGTCTTTTGCCAACCTAAATTGTCATTTGAGTGTCAAACGCATACTCAAAACCCTGGGCTCAGGTCATTTTCTGGAAGTTTTGTAAAGGATCTTAAGACATCAACAAATTTGACCAGGACGTTCCAGATGCCATGGTGGAAGTTCTAAGCACCCCTTATGATTAAACTTGTTTTGTAGAGAAGAACCCAACCATGCAGAGCTAAGAGTCAAACAAGCTTCAAGTCTCCAGATCTTCCTAAAACATGTTGCATTTGCTTGCTTTGCTTTAATACTTGTAGCCCTTGCATTAGCCACCAACTGCTATCAATGATATTGACTTGTTTTTCTAGTAAGACCGCTGTAGTCATTTTATGAGCATTGGGATATTGGGAAGTCTTCTCTAAAAACTGATCTCTACAGATTACATCCTGTACTGGAGCGTCCTGTTTGAACACCAAGCATCAAAGAAAGTGTCTGGTAGGAGTCAAGAACTCAATCAGTCTTGGTTATGAAGAGGCTCTTCAGGCTGTTTGCCTCCCAGGCAGACACGGCTCCTGCAGATGGCAAAAATGATTGAAGTGACCACAAATGCTCCTAAATTATGCTCTGAAGACCAAGTACATCGGCCACTTTGGACATTGGTTCTTCAGAATCCTTAATGTTCTTGAATTTAAACTTTACTGGAGCTTTGCAATGCAGTTTTGATTGAGATGCTGTTAAACCATTAAACTGTTTTGCATGTAAGTGTCGGTGTATTTAATGGGATCTATAAGTGTATAACTGAGGATCTTCTTGGTGCCAATGCTTTATATCCCAGGGGGTCACTTGAACCCACAGAAACCACATACTAGCTTGTTTGCACAGTGTCGAGAGCTGATAATGATTTTCAGTTGTTATACTGAAATTGTGTGTGTGCTGCATAGAGGGAGTGCTACTGAGATTAAATTTTTGTACTCTGATCGAATGACCAAATTAAAATGGTTTGTTCTGGGGAAAAGTCAACTTCAATTTATGTTTGTATTTCACTTACATGGCCTGTATATCAGGAAATGGGCAAACCTTAAAGCAAATGCTAAAAGTTATCTCTTGCAACTGcacttattcatttagcagacgcttttatccaaagcgatttatgaggatagtggaagcaatcaaaaagagcaatgatgtaAGCTATATAACAAgtgtctcagttaggttaacagtgTAAGTAGCATGGGTTTTTAaattaaacagataaaaaaaatagagcaagctagtgttagaggtctttatacaCAAACACGCATTAGGGATGGCATGGTTTGCTGAAAAGAATCCGAACCGTTCGGTTCACCCCCACACGGTTTGGCACGCGCTGGGAccgcggttcaacttaaatctgataaagcatctgtaatatggtgaGCACTTAAACTAGGTTCAActaatatgtttctgttgatggatgcgccttctggattcccagacattacaataGCGatgagggaagaaaaaaaaaaaattcactcttGTCCATTGTGATTGCAGTAttctggaatatgagcagtcatttattaaGAGCCAAAGGACGCGTGCACGCAGTGAGGAGATTTGTGCATGCACGCAAACCCGCGCCTCAGAACGCGTGCAaatataagctctctctgaagtattgtttaaatggacaaattcatacaaaaatgGTTAAAATACCCGTCTTGGTAAGTAgctatcctacagcagacatagccagcTGAACGTAGGGCTGCTGTATCAGTGCactctcttaaagtgaccgtcttattttaatcgaacagcaacaactaagaaatcactcactgctcttgattaaaaagcttttataactttaataaagaatatttaatttatacagtccaatatgcaatgctgttttacatttgattactttattcaatttctgtacctaaaaacttatgctagacctgcctaaaaaaaagaaaaaagaaaatcactgt
The genomic region above belongs to Carassius gibelio isolate Cgi1373 ecotype wild population from Czech Republic chromosome A11, carGib1.2-hapl.c, whole genome shotgun sequence and contains:
- the LOC128022709 gene encoding metalloproteinase inhibitor 3 isoform X4; its protein translation is MSVPLSAAVTLGLLFFLSVGLNEQVAEGCKCLQRHPQQVFCESDIVIRVKVTGNVAGTRPDLVAYSVKVITKYKPNNKKAIWVIYSDKTSCGAHLENGEYLLSGRVVDGVMVFGLCDLVWRWDQLSSVQKRNLNLYRTGCACEITSCTGASCLTKNLQRKCLVGVKNSISLGYEEALLAVCLPGRHSSCRWQK
- the LOC128022709 gene encoding metalloproteinase inhibitor 3 isoform X3: MSVPLSAAVTLGLLFFLSVGLNEQVAEGCKCLQRHPQQVFCESDIVIRVKVTGNVAGTRPDLVAYSVKVITKYKPNNKKAIWVIYSDKTSCGAHLENGEYLLSGRVVDGVMVFGLCDLVWRWDQLSSVQKRNLNLYRTGCACEITSCTGASCLTKNLQRKCLVGVKNSISLGYEEALQAVCLPGRHSSCRWQK
- the LOC128022709 gene encoding metalloproteinase inhibitor 3 isoform X1, with translation MSVPLSAAVTLGLLFFLSVGLNEQVAEGCKCLQRHPQQVFCESDIVIRVKVTGNVAGTRPDLVAYSVKVITKYKPNNKKAIWVIYSDKTSCGAHLENGEYLLSGRVVDGVMVFGLCDLVWRWDQLSSVQKRNLNLYRTGCACEITSCTGASCLNTKHQRKCLVGVKNSISLGYEEALQAVCLPGRHGSCRWQK
- the LOC128022709 gene encoding metalloproteinase inhibitor 3 isoform X7, with product MSVPLSAAVTLGLLFFLSVGLNEQVAEGCKCLQRHPQQVFCESDIVIRVKVTGNVAGTRPDLVAYSVKVITKYKPNNKKAIWVIYSDKTSCGAHLENGEYLLSGHLVDGVMVFGLCELVWRWDQLSTVQKRNLNLYQTGCACEITSCTGASCLTKNLQRKCLVGVKNSISLGYEEALLAVCLPGRHSSCRWQK